Genomic DNA from Sphaerodactylus townsendi isolate TG3544 linkage group LG14, MPM_Stown_v2.3, whole genome shotgun sequence:
ctatgaacatctggagggccatagtttgaagacctctgccttaGAGGAAGGGCAAGAGAACAATGCAGTGGATAAATTAAAAACATGACAATGATTTAAATTTTAGAAAGAAAATGATTggatttttttgaaagaaaatgttgacacacacacacccccatcatgGGAAGAACTGAGATGATGATTCTGCATTTCCTTGCACGGAGGTGCTGGCTCACATCACAACTTGATCAGGCAGTGTTCTGTGGATGGGGGGCTTCTACAGGAGGCAGCCAGCCAGGAAAAAGAGTGCAAGCAGAGCGGGGAGGTATGTGGGACGGTCCCCACTGTCGGGGTCCCCACTGTTGTCAGGGTCCCTGCTGTCGTCAGGGTACCCGTACCGGGTTCGGCACGACCCCTGCAGCGCCTCGAAGGCAATGGGCACGTCATCAGGTGGGACTTCTTCAGAAAGCATCCTGTCCCTCACCTTGGGTGGGAAAAGAGACGGGTGGGGATTAGAAATGGGTTTTGCAAATAAtgagccacacacacaccgcccatAGTGGGAGTCTGCTGATCTCCACCTTACCTGTTCCACTTCATGGAAAACTCGCACCAGGTTCTTGGCCAGGGCGCCTCTCACTTCGGTCTCCGTCCAATTCCTCCGCAGCAGCTCTGCAACCAAGTCTGGGTACTTGGAGACGTCCTCCAAGCCCACTGGGACTCTGTGGTTCCAGAGAGCACCAAGGGTGAGCCCCATGCACAGGGCCACAGGCTCCCTTGCCCCGTTCCCAGGGAGCCCCCCTGGCCCCAATGGGCTTCCCTCACAATTGGGGGCTTAGCAGGGGTCCGGCTACCTCAGCGAGCCCTGCTGGAGGAGCCGGGAAAGAAAGGCGGCTGCTGGAGTCCCTCGGCCAGCCCTCGGGGGTCTGCCCCTGCTGCAGTTCTGATGCCCCTGGAAGCCCTAACAATGGCCCATCCTTTGCTGGGCCCTTCATCTTGCCATCCCAGGCAGCAACCGAAGTCTCCAGGCAACACCACTCCTTTCTCCTAGCCCTGAGTATCTCTCAGCACCAACCTTGCCCAGGAGGGGCTGTCTATCTAACAGGGTttattccacccacccccacacacacacacaacctccgGATACCTGCCAACACCATCGTAATCTCCTCCAAGTCCGACAGCCTCGGCCCCAGCAACATGCTTGATGTAGTCCATGTGATCTGtaggcaggagcagcagccgctCAGGAAGCCCTCAGGATGCTCCGGCCCTCTTGCCCGCCTCCTCCCCTGCTCTCCGACTTACCAGCTACCTGCGAGAGGTTTGACTGATGACTGCAGGACACGTAATCACTGTAGAAGTTGACCATCACGAGGCCGCGAGTCTCTTTCTAGGAAGAGAACAGAGAGGCGAATTCCGGCAGAGGGCATGCCTGCGGTGGTGGTAGTGGGGCTGCTACCCTGAGCCATGACACCCCTTTCCCTTCACAgcattgttggaagtgaaggactttacactgttacgctgtttcctcctgcctcaacctacagagggggttttactagagagctagtggctagatggggacctagggatttgacacctttactctatcatgctggttctgcaggagagaaaggggggatataaatccaaactcctcctcctcctcctcctcctcctcctcctcctcctcttcctcctcctcctcctcctcttcttcttcttcttcttcttcttcttcttcttcttcttcttcttcttcttcttcttcttcttcttcttcttcttcttctatccctttgatgttagactgatattctcagggacttccttccttccggcttcttcctcgaccccttctccttTCTTATTCCTACCaggcctagagagaggatggatgctccgcgcatccatctccacccagctagattaggatagcatagtgactctatctacctacctttctatccagaatggagttcactaataaatactctttttattagactagaaactacaactggctccgactttcttttgtgtaagcttgccgcacattgggatccatcacgcacacgcacacacatgaggtaaggcttctgctgtgttctagccacccgtgccgctctgctaactacgaatagggataatctccaactaccaggagcacttatcccaacaagtATGAGCTGTGATTACGCTTCACTTCTCCCCCTGATTTCTATCCCGTCTGGCTGGTTGGCTGGTCCCTGAACAAGCCACCCTGTGGCATTCAAAGGGCGTCCATATCACCCTAAACTGGtccagggaagggggagagggagcgtcACCCTCTCCTTTGGAGGAAAAGAGGCGTTTCCGGCCTTTGCATGCACAGATCATCAGTTGCAGGTCTGCAAAGGCAAAGGCTGAGGAAAGAGGGGAAATGGGCGATCCAGACCCAGTCCAGGCGGGAGCGGCTCTGCAAGAAGAgagctgggcagtggtgggatccaaaaattttagtaacaggttcccatggtggtgggattcaaactgtagcatagcgccaatggggctgggcggggcacgacgggggcgtggccgggcattccgggggcggggcattcctgggcagggctgtggcaaggacgcagctgctgcgccggtccttgggcgggaaacaaatgcaagcaggcgcaggctgccacgcacgccggtgcacctcctgctagactgcttcaagttctgcacactactgctgagaggaggaacgtaatgaaggcaaaaatcacatggcaaaatcacccattagtaacctcctctcggcacacacaaataatgagtaacctactgtcgggaacctgtgagaacctgctggatcccacctctggagctgggGTTTCTCTCTCATGGCAGGCGGGAGCTCTCCCACTGCTGCCTCGGGCAAAAGCCCCTCATCCCCCCCTTCACCCAGTCTTGCTTACCACTTTCTGAAGCACATCATCTGGTACGTTGCGTTGGTGGGGGCAGATCCCGTAGGCAGAGGAGTGGCTGAAGATCACGGGTGCCTCGGAGACATTCAAGGCGTCTTTCATGGTCTCCACAGAGACGTGGGCCAGGTCAACCATAATGCCCAAGCGGTTCATCTCCTTGACCACACGCTGTGCCAGGGAGGGGCAAAGGGAGATGGGGAAGATTATGCTGAAGGAAGCAGAATTCTCTGTCTAGGGCTGTACATGTCGGTGGTGCCGGAGGGCATCTGGAGGTGGTGCTTTTACAACTCACTCACAACATATACTTTTAAAGACCAGCTGGAAAACTGAATAGGCATGCTTCACACAACACCATTTTGTGAACCTGCCCACTCGGCACCAGACAAGCGTGTGTAACCCTGAGGAGCAGGGCAACCAAGCTCAGAGGATACACTGGTTGGAGATCCATAAaagtggggaagaattaggactaataaaaggctGCAAAGCTCACTTCTTAGTTGGAGACGAGGCTACCAAAGTGTGaccttggtgtttggaatatgccttgccacaggtggtgatggccactaacctgtgaTAGCTTTACtgggaaaggggcttggacagattgctATGGAGGAGAAAATGTTCCATTTTATGGCTACCAGGGCTTCTTGGTCCTCCTTGTAATGGGTGAGATCTGCTGAAAATGCCTTTAATCATGTCCGAtctgttcgggagcaacagccacagaaggccattgcgttcacatcctgcttgtgagctcccaaaggcacctggtgggccactgcgagtagcagtagtgctggactagatggactctggtctgcatccagaacaggaccttgaagtgtgatgttaaatgttgatgtttgatgtttgatgttgtgtgttgagaaagtaaaccattttgtttgttgaaATTGGTTGTTGCAagctcattccaagttctgccccacagaacccacagatagaggttacacgtgCTCCTGAGGAGGGGAACCAAGCGGGATACTGTTGGAGATCCATATATACGTGGCGGTCCCCTGAGGAGCAGAGCCTGGCTTGGATGGTGTGGCTCGGGAGAAGGCCCCCGGGTTTGCATTCAGCCCTTTGCGGTTCTCTGGGCATCTTTGTGCCTGGAACGTGGATTTTCTAAAGCACTGATGCTTGCGAGACTTAATTTCTATGGAGCAGGACATCCAGATTAGCAGCAATTGTGTTAGTTTGTGCAGTTTGGTAATTGCAGGGGCTTAGGCAATTGCAGGAGCCCCAGGCCAGGCTGAtcctgccagatctcagaagcgaagtaagtatttggatgagagacctccaaggaatagccgGGTTGGGACGCTGAGGCAGGCTGtgagaaaccacctctgagtgtctcttgccttaaaaacctcacTGGGAgtggccataaatcagctgtgatttggtaACAGGTGAAAGTctataaattgattgattgaagtctataaaattatgcatgggatagaaaatgttgacatagagaaattttcctctctttctcacaatactagaaccagggggcattcattgaaaatgctggggggaagaattaggactaataaaaggaaacacttcttcacaataTGGCttgtggtgattggtgtttggaatatgctgccacaggagggtggtgatggccactaacctggatagctttaaaaggggcttggacagatttatggaggagaagtcgatctatggctaccaatcttgatcctctttgatctgagattgcaaatgccttagcagaccaggtgctcgggagcagcagcagcagcagaaggccattgctttcacctcctgcctgtgagctcccaaaggcacctggtgggccactgcgagtagcagagtgctggactagatggactctggtctgatccagcaggctagtttttatgttcttatgttcttaaatgccttaacagaccaggtgctcgggagcagcagcagcagcagaaggccattgctttcacctcctgcaggtaagctcccaaaggcacctggtgggccactgcgagtagcagagcgctggactagatggactctggtctgatccagctggcttgttcttatgttcttatgttcttaaaggacaAAGAAATAGCTGTTCCTGGGGCACGTAGAGCACAGGGCCTTTCATGGAGTGGAAGCAGCACGGAGACTCCAAGTGGCCGAGTGCCCTTGCTCCAGGGGCAGTACTCCCACCAGAGCACAGCTGCTCCTCCACCCGGCTGCCTGCCTGCTCCCTTGGGGCGCCGGCTCACCTTCCCGAAGTCGGACAATCCGTGGTGCTCTGGCTTTTCATCTGCTGTGTCCACCAGCCAGTTATCAGCCCTGCCAAAGGAAGCAGATGATGCCCAGCGAGGAGGGAAGGTGGCGCAAAGGAGCAACAGACCCTCCTGTCCCCCAACCTGAAGACAGCCCCTCCTTTCTGCCTTCTCCCACAAGGGCTGACCCCtgctcccccctcaccccccccaaaaaagtccaTGCGTGCTGCACATGTCCTGCACGCTGGGTGCAAACATGCTTGGCCATTGCCCCTCTGGAGGCTTTTTTTCAGATGCAAGCAGACTGGCTGCACTTGCTCTGTGGCACTCTGTGCAGGCTCAGGGGCCTCTGCACCCTTTCACCACAAATCACCCCACAGCTCAAACTGA
This window encodes:
- the DPEP1 gene encoding dipeptidase 1; translated protein: MLLLLLQGCLFFSGLSLCSADPFLLEAQRLMSTTRAVDGHNDLPWQLLKKFNNQLSLPAANLSELQGTHTNIPKLMTGLVGAQFWAAYVPCETQDKDAVKRTLEQIDVIHRMCLKYPETFACISDSEGIEEAFRTDHVASLIGVEGGHSIDSSMGVLRTFYRLGVRYMTLTHSCNTPWADNWLVDTADEKPEHHGLSDFGKRVVKEMNRLGIMVDLAHVSVETMKDALNVSEAPVIFSHSSAYGICPHQRNVPDDVLQKVKETRGLVMVNFYSDYVSCSHQSNLSQVADHMDYIKHVAGAEAVGLGGDYDGVGRVPVGLEDVSKYPDLVAELLRRNWTETEVRGALAKNLVRVFHEVEQVRDRMLSEEVPPDDVPIAFEALQGSCRTRYGYPDDSRDPDNSGDPDSGDRPTYLPALLALFFLAGCLL